gtacacatccggtggatagagagctgtttattatgttcaacataggagggccaagcactgtgtttgaagagagagacaaaaacaaacggcccaattcagttagccacaaagaatgttaactatatgttcatgattaactcaaTTTTATCTGATAATCCATTAAAAATACACATCAGGTGTGACAGATGTCCATTGTGcaatatagacagtatagtacattTTATTAtcgcagtacagtagttattatacATAGtagctactatactatactatctatACTTTTGATCATGATTAGTTACAGGCATAGGACAATTAATTAGGTGAGAGAAATAAGATGATGATGTAAAAAACAAGTGACAAGGGGAAAGGTGGATGGAAAATAACATATAACAGATATGTGGTAACAATGAAAACTAACACAGCAGACTGTCTTCAGTAGTTTATGGACACAAAAAGATAGAGGGGTCTTTCTGGCGTGGGTTAAGAGGTATGACAGAAGCATATTGGAGGCAGATAGATGTTGTGACACAGGAGAGGGGAGTGGACTGTCCTTCCAGGATAAGGACTCCACCaaggtcactcagtcagtcactgctgtgctgctgctgccctctgctggagAGAACGTGTAACATTCAGTCACAATCACTGTGGTGACATTTCCAATAGAGAGTGATCTAaaatcagcttcccctcccccaatcctaaccttaacctttagtgggataaaaaaaatataatctgacccaagatcagcatctaggggcaacttcaccctaaaccCAGGCACACTCCACACTGTAATGTTATGGATACACACTGAAAACAATGAGGTTAGCTGGTCACAACAATTATACAGTTTTGCATGCAGCAAAACTAAAAAGACTAAGAAAGATTTGTGTGATTAAAGAGTGACGTTTACAACACATAGCAATGTGGTGTTGTCTGTATCTTTGTTGAGAAATCAGCATCATCTGgtacaacagacagaggagacaccAACACTGACCTGTGTGGTCACCTGTAGAGCTAGtgagctgtagaccacattatcaTCTGGTTCTGCTGCCTACAGAGGAGGAACAGGTAGAGAGGTGAACAGGGACAGTTCTGTTATAATGGAGAGTACAGTTTGAAACACAGTTCTCTGTGAAAGACAGTTGTAATTGTGATATGTGACATAAAGGTGATATATTATGCCTATAGGTATAATGGTGACATAACCATGACTATATTAACACTGAGGAAACAATCCCCTACTGTTGTTTCTGATAACATAATACAAGCTGTGGCTAATCAGCAGAGCAGCTTTACCTTGGCCTGTACTTTTAGTTGGGCCTTGTGCTGGAGGATGACAGTGCTGTAtgtgacatcatcatcatcttcaggaAATGGGGCCTGCTGATAGAGAGAGACCCAGATAACAAAAATGTGTTGTTGTATGTTATAGTGTACATTTATCTATTGCTTGTTCCAAGAAAGAAAATGAAACTGTAAATACAATTGTTTTCTAAAACAGATGCAAATTTGCCAAGGCTATGACGTTTTATGAGTAACATCCATAATGTTGTCTAAGACCAACGATGCATGTCGCCATATGTTGACCTTCTGTTCTGTCCTGAACTGATCAGGCATCACAGTGCTGTACATCACGTCATGGTGGCTCTCTGGCTTTGGACCCTGAGAAATGGACAGGACAGAAGGTAAACATATGGCGACATGCATAGGAATACAGAGTATAGGAACTTCAGATACTCAGCTCAACACTGCAGGGATtgaaaatcacagtctacttgaatcacagtctacttgaatcacagtctacttgaacagagcaatactcaatcatgaggcatcaaagccaaaggaactgaataatattaagaaatgctatagatggaaggaaagtagtgtggaaacctaccaaaaaacaattaggcaacaacaaattcaatccattctagacaacttcctggacaaaacgttccactgtaatagtgtaaacttggcagtagaaaacctaaacagtatatttgacctctcagcatCCCTATCAAattaaaaatctctaacagaaaaccaaagaaaagtaacaacagtgataaatggtttgatgaagaatgcaaaaacataagaatgtcacgaacagaagaggacccaagagcgcaagttcaaattcagagttctttattcaaggttacaggcgggaagaggagtcccaggggtgtcaggggtctttcagggtcctcctgtgggtacctgtgctccg
The sequence above is drawn from the Coregonus clupeaformis isolate EN_2021a unplaced genomic scaffold, ASM2061545v1 scaf0111, whole genome shotgun sequence genome and encodes:
- the LOC121558407 gene encoding uncharacterized protein LOC121558407, producing NKAKDQTTNNSVSADPEQDISYSTVSHTRETAQQQAPFPEDDDDVTYSTVILQHKAQLKVQAKAAEPDDNVVYSSLALQVTTQQRAAAAQQ